The following coding sequences lie in one Flavobacterium sp. 20NA77.7 genomic window:
- the upp gene encoding uracil phosphoribosyltransferase yields MHIHYISEENSVLNHFLAQIRDVSVQQDRMRFRKNMERIGEIMAYELSKTLHYTACAISTPLGTKETSKITSPIVLCSILRAGLSLHHGFMSYFDEAENGFVSAYRHHYNNDDKFDILVEYQAAPSFKDKNLILVDPMLATGQSIVVVLEKLLKEQQPKEIHIVVVIAAPEGIKYLQENLPSNCHLWVASLDDKLNEKNYIIPGLGDAGDLAYGEKL; encoded by the coding sequence ATGCACATTCATTATATTTCAGAGGAAAACAGCGTTTTAAATCATTTTTTAGCCCAAATTAGAGACGTTTCTGTACAGCAAGACCGTATGCGTTTTAGAAAAAACATGGAACGTATAGGTGAAATAATGGCTTATGAATTAAGCAAGACGCTACATTATACTGCTTGTGCAATCAGCACGCCTTTAGGTACAAAGGAAACCTCAAAAATTACATCTCCAATAGTGTTGTGTTCTATTTTAAGAGCAGGACTATCGCTACATCACGGATTTATGAGTTATTTTGATGAGGCTGAAAATGGATTTGTGTCTGCGTACAGACACCACTACAACAATGATGATAAATTTGATATATTAGTAGAATACCAGGCCGCACCTTCATTTAAAGATAAAAATTTAATTCTGGTTGATCCCATGTTAGCAACAGGGCAATCTATAGTAGTTGTTTTAGAAAAACTTCTAAAGGAGCAACAGCCAAAAGAAATTCATATTGTAGTAGTAATAGCTGCACCAGAAGGTATAAAATATTTACAAGAAAACCTTCCTTCAAATTGTCATTTGTGGGTGGCTTCCTTGGACGACAAATTAAATGAAAAAAATTACATTATTCCGGGTTTAGGTGATGCTGGTGATTTGGCCTATGGAGAAAAACTATAA
- a CDS encoding DUF4254 domain-containing protein, with amino-acid sequence MFAEFAFPIFEESIKTYHILDDVYQPVLNPYEKGSIEHLLFAKNWVDTVQWHYEDIVRDPNIDPVVALDLKRKIDASNQVRTDMVEYIDSYFLDKYKNVQVKPNAKINTESPAWAIDRLSILALKIYHMNEEATRIEATAEHRAKCQEKLNVLLDQKSDMFTSISQLIEDIESGDKYMKVYKQMKMYNDEELNPVLYQNKK; translated from the coding sequence ATGTTTGCCGAATTTGCATTTCCTATTTTTGAAGAAAGTATAAAAACCTATCATATACTTGACGACGTATATCAACCTGTTTTAAATCCTTATGAAAAAGGCTCTATCGAACATTTATTATTTGCTAAAAATTGGGTAGATACGGTGCAATGGCATTATGAAGATATTGTTAGAGATCCAAATATTGATCCGGTGGTAGCCTTAGATTTGAAACGAAAAATAGACGCTTCAAATCAAGTGCGTACAGATATGGTAGAATATATAGACAGTTATTTTTTAGACAAATACAAAAATGTTCAAGTAAAACCAAATGCTAAAATCAACACAGAGAGTCCGGCATGGGCAATTGACCGTTTGTCAATTTTGGCATTGAAAATTTATCACATGAATGAAGAGGCAACTCGAATTGAAGCAACGGCTGAACACCGAGCTAAATGTCAAGAAAAATTGAATGTATTACTAGATCAAAAAAGCGATATGTTTACTTCAATCAGTCAACTAATTGAAGATATTGAATCGGGTGACAAATACATGAAAGTGTACAAACAAATGAAAATGTACAACGACGAGGAGCTAAATCCGGTGTTGTATCAAAATAAAAAGTAG
- a CDS encoding glycosyltransferase family 9 protein, whose amino-acid sequence MAKPKHILLIRLSAMGDVAMTVPVLRALVLQYPEAKVTVVSRPFFQPFFEGIPNVNFFGVDLKERHKGFLGLFRLFFDLRKLNCDAVADLHNVLRSKVVRTLFALSGKKVAATDKGRAEKKALTRLTKKVFAPVKSMVERHVEVFEKLGFQLNLNSPTFPEKAVLSEEILKITGKKEENWIGIAPFAQYESKVYPLDLMQEVIDDLAENKKHKIFLFGGGTTEINKLNQLQNRHDNVIVVAGKVAFKEEIQLISNLDVMLSMDSGNAHIAAMLGVKVITLWGATHPFAGFKPFNQPDDFCLTSDRSNYPLLPTSVYGNKQVKGYDEVMRTILPEKVIKKLEKELN is encoded by the coding sequence ATAGCTAAACCAAAACATATATTGCTAATAAGGCTTTCAGCCATGGGCGATGTCGCTATGACGGTTCCTGTGTTGAGAGCCTTAGTTTTACAATATCCCGAAGCAAAAGTCACCGTCGTATCCCGTCCCTTTTTTCAACCTTTTTTTGAAGGAATTCCAAATGTGAATTTCTTTGGCGTGGATTTGAAAGAACGACATAAAGGTTTTTTAGGTTTATTTCGATTGTTCTTCGATTTACGAAAATTAAATTGTGATGCGGTTGCCGATTTACACAATGTGCTTCGCTCGAAAGTAGTACGCACCCTATTTGCATTAAGTGGTAAAAAAGTGGCAGCGACAGACAAAGGCAGAGCCGAAAAGAAAGCATTAACCCGTTTAACTAAAAAAGTTTTTGCGCCAGTGAAGTCAATGGTTGAAAGACATGTTGAAGTGTTTGAAAAATTAGGTTTTCAACTAAATTTAAATTCTCCAACATTTCCAGAAAAAGCAGTTTTGTCTGAAGAAATACTAAAAATAACTGGAAAAAAAGAAGAAAATTGGATTGGAATAGCGCCTTTTGCTCAATATGAAAGCAAGGTCTATCCATTAGATTTAATGCAAGAGGTAATTGATGATTTAGCCGAAAATAAAAAGCATAAAATCTTCTTGTTTGGAGGAGGAACAACCGAAATTAACAAATTAAATCAATTGCAAAATAGACATGATAATGTAATTGTTGTTGCAGGAAAAGTAGCATTTAAAGAAGAAATACAATTAATTTCTAATTTAGATGTTATGCTTTCTATGGATTCAGGAAATGCGCATATTGCAGCGATGTTGGGCGTAAAAGTGATTACCCTTTGGGGCGCCACACATCCTTTTGCAGGATTTAAACCCTTTAACCAACCGGACGATTTTTGTTTAACCTCAGATAGAAGTAACTATCCGTTATTGCCAACCTCTGTTTATGGAAACAAACAAGTAAAGGGTTATGATGAGGTAATGCGAACGATTTTGCCTGAAAAAGTAATAAAAAAATTAGAAAAGGAACTGAACTAG
- a CDS encoding ferredoxin--NADP reductase gives MDFYKLTIQEIKRETPNAVTIQFNVPETLEKNFSFLAGQYVTLKVTLNGKELRRAYSICAAPKENKIQIGIKAVNKGVFSTFANETLKVGDLVEVSVPEGKFNFTPYPEAQKNYAAFAAGSGITPVFSILKTILLEEPKSTIVLTYGNKTPEETIFHDELIELQQHYLGRFFVHFVYSQANVADTFFGRIDKSVVNAVLKNKHTETSFDAFYLCGPEAMINTVSGVLKENNVSEKDIKFELFGTAPSPENQPATEGHTSVTILVDGEETTFEMSQKQTVLEAALKHGLDVPYSCQGGICSSCICKITDGNATMKKNQILTDDEIAEGLTLSCQAVPTSTTLKIDFDNV, from the coding sequence ATGGATTTTTACAAACTCACCATTCAAGAAATAAAAAGAGAAACGCCAAACGCAGTTACTATACAGTTTAATGTGCCAGAAACATTAGAAAAAAACTTTTCTTTTTTAGCAGGACAATACGTAACCTTAAAGGTAACGCTTAACGGGAAAGAACTACGAAGAGCGTATTCTATCTGTGCCGCTCCTAAAGAAAATAAAATACAAATTGGTATTAAAGCTGTAAATAAAGGTGTGTTTTCTACATTTGCTAACGAAACATTGAAAGTAGGAGATTTAGTAGAGGTAAGTGTTCCTGAGGGTAAATTTAATTTTACACCATATCCTGAAGCTCAGAAAAATTATGCTGCTTTTGCTGCTGGTAGTGGAATTACCCCCGTTTTTTCTATACTAAAAACAATTTTACTTGAAGAGCCTAAAAGTACCATTGTGTTAACATATGGAAACAAAACACCTGAAGAAACCATTTTTCATGATGAATTAATTGAACTACAGCAACATTATTTAGGTCGTTTTTTTGTTCATTTTGTGTACAGTCAAGCAAATGTTGCAGATACTTTTTTTGGAAGAATTGATAAATCTGTTGTAAATGCAGTATTAAAAAACAAACACACCGAAACCTCTTTTGACGCATTTTACTTGTGTGGGCCAGAAGCAATGATTAACACTGTTTCGGGTGTGTTAAAAGAAAACAATGTGTCTGAAAAAGACATTAAATTTGAACTATTTGGAACGGCTCCTTCACCAGAAAACCAGCCTGCTACAGAAGGACATACGTCTGTAACTATACTAGTTGATGGAGAAGAAACAACTTTTGAAATGAGCCAAAAACAAACGGTACTAGAAGCGGCTTTAAAACATGGTCTAGACGTACCTTATTCTTGTCAAGGAGGTATTTGTAGCAGTTGTATTTGTAAAATTACAGATGGAAATGCTACGATGAAGAAAAATCAAATTCTTACAGATGACGAAATTGCAGAGGGATTAACATTGTCTTGCCAAGCGGTACCAACGTCAACAACACTTAAAATAGATTTTGATAATGTATAA
- a CDS encoding acyl-CoA thioesterase: MQAKFPSESVTTLTDLVLPGETNPLNNLFGGELLARMDRAASITARRHSRRICVTASVNHVAFNRAIPLGSVVTVESKVSRTFNTSMEIFIDVWIEDRESGIKNKANEAIYTFVAVDETGRPIPVPPIIPETDLEKQRYDAALRRKQLSLVLAGKMKPNEATELKALFTE; encoded by the coding sequence ATGCAAGCAAAATTTCCTTCAGAATCAGTAACCACGTTAACCGATTTAGTATTACCCGGAGAAACCAATCCATTGAATAATTTATTTGGTGGAGAATTGTTGGCTCGTATGGATAGAGCGGCAAGTATTACCGCTAGAAGACATTCTCGTAGAATTTGTGTTACCGCTTCTGTTAATCACGTAGCGTTCAACAGAGCCATTCCTTTGGGAAGTGTGGTTACAGTAGAATCTAAAGTATCGAGAACCTTCAACACTTCCATGGAAATTTTTATTGATGTTTGGATTGAAGACAGAGAATCAGGAATTAAAAATAAAGCGAACGAAGCTATTTATACATTTGTTGCTGTGGATGAAACCGGAAGGCCTATTCCAGTGCCGCCAATCATTCCTGAAACCGATTTAGAAAAACAACGCTATGATGCAGCATTACGAAGAAAACAATTAAGCTTAGTCTTAGCTGGAAAAATGAAACCCAACGAAGCAACGGAATTAAAAGCGTTGTTTACAGAATAA
- a CDS encoding HU domain-containing protein — protein sequence MKTEKYIAALLYRHQCVTVPGFGAFLSEWQSAQISEGQNSFTPPRKLVSFNANIKTNDGLLANHIALSENISYDAALSKITIQVDFWQEKLKNKENISLENIGDVFVNSENNLVFKPNHAVNYLTDSFGLASFNSPEIQREHQPVEQKVIVDETPVISLVDNEKEEVTIVAHKPNTNWLKYAAAVALFATAGTYGYKMYYDYTIDQQTQLVQKNVQEKVNQTIQQATFIIPSPSTGVDLTIEEAVKPYHIIAGAFRNEANAKKVVAELRAKGYDAHTLPLNRFGLIPVAFGSFRKLEEAQKLKIEIKQDEHTEAWLLID from the coding sequence ATGAAAACAGAAAAATACATAGCCGCATTATTATATAGACACCAGTGCGTAACCGTGCCTGGTTTTGGGGCTTTTTTAAGTGAATGGCAATCTGCGCAAATTAGTGAAGGCCAAAATTCATTTACGCCGCCAAGAAAGCTTGTTTCTTTCAATGCAAATATAAAAACAAATGATGGTTTGTTAGCAAATCACATTGCTTTATCGGAAAACATAAGCTATGACGCTGCTTTATCAAAAATTACTATACAAGTTGATTTTTGGCAAGAAAAACTAAAAAATAAAGAAAATATTTCTTTAGAAAATATAGGTGATGTTTTTGTAAATAGTGAAAATAATTTGGTGTTTAAGCCAAATCATGCTGTCAATTATTTAACAGATTCTTTTGGATTGGCTAGTTTTAATTCGCCAGAAATTCAAAGAGAACATCAACCTGTTGAACAAAAAGTAATCGTAGACGAAACGCCAGTTATTTCATTAGTTGATAATGAGAAAGAAGAAGTGACAATTGTTGCACACAAACCAAATACAAATTGGTTAAAATATGCTGCTGCAGTTGCTCTTTTTGCCACAGCAGGAACATATGGATACAAAATGTATTATGATTATACAATTGACCAACAAACCCAATTGGTTCAAAAAAATGTTCAAGAAAAAGTGAACCAAACCATACAACAAGCGACTTTTATTATTCCTAGCCCTTCTACAGGCGTTGATTTAACTATAGAAGAAGCTGTAAAACCTTATCATATTATAGCTGGTGCATTTAGAAATGAAGCCAATGCAAAAAAAGTTGTTGCTGAATTAAGGGCTAAAGGTTATGATGCTCACACGCTTCCTTTAAATAGATTTGGCTTAATTCCTGTTGCTTTTGGTAGTTTTAGGAAACTAGAAGAAGCTCAAAAATTAAAAATAGAAATCAAACAAGACGAACATACAGAAGCCTGGTTGCTTATAGATTAA
- the dprA gene encoding DNA-processing protein DprA has protein sequence MLHNDLFYTLALLRVDGIGDVVAKKLIHHFGSAEAVFKTKKKEIIAIDGLGEILFKNLQQKACFSLAEKELQFIQNEDITPIYYHNNLYPERLKHCFDAPILLFQAGNVDVTKRKIISIVGTRQITTYGTEMTKNIIEDLAPFNPVIVSGFAYGVDIVAHQAAINYGLQTIGVLAHGLNQIYPKSHKKYCSKMEQNGGFLTEFWSTSNPDRENFVKRNRIVAGMSEATLVVESAEKGGSLITAQLANEYNRDVFAVPGRSTDKLSQGCNNLIKTQRAHLLTSAADLIYLLNWQNEKQELKPVQKQLFVSLNEEETKIYEYLLKNGKELLDSIALNCDFPIYKIAAILVNMELKGVIRPLPGKFFEAI, from the coding sequence ATGTTACATAACGATTTATTTTATACGCTCGCATTACTTAGAGTTGACGGCATTGGAGATGTTGTTGCAAAAAAATTAATTCATCATTTTGGTTCTGCCGAAGCGGTATTTAAAACCAAAAAAAAAGAGATTATAGCCATTGATGGGTTAGGCGAAATTCTTTTTAAGAACCTCCAACAAAAAGCCTGTTTTTCATTAGCTGAAAAAGAACTTCAATTTATTCAAAACGAAGACATTACACCGATTTATTATCACAACAATCTTTATCCCGAAAGATTAAAACACTGCTTTGATGCACCTATTCTTTTATTTCAAGCAGGAAATGTTGATGTTACAAAAAGAAAAATAATCAGCATTGTAGGTACGCGTCAAATTACAACTTATGGTACAGAAATGACTAAAAATATTATTGAAGATTTAGCTCCATTCAACCCTGTAATTGTAAGCGGTTTTGCTTATGGTGTTGATATCGTTGCACATCAGGCAGCTATCAACTATGGACTCCAAACAATAGGTGTTTTAGCGCACGGGTTAAATCAAATTTATCCTAAGTCGCATAAAAAATATTGCTCAAAAATGGAACAAAATGGCGGTTTTTTAACTGAGTTTTGGAGCACGTCTAATCCCGATAGAGAAAATTTTGTAAAACGAAACCGTATAGTAGCAGGCATGTCTGAAGCCACTTTGGTTGTCGAAAGCGCAGAAAAAGGAGGGTCTTTAATAACAGCACAATTAGCCAATGAATACAATAGAGATGTTTTTGCCGTTCCTGGAAGGTCTACAGACAAATTAAGTCAAGGGTGTAACAATTTAATTAAAACCCAACGCGCACATTTGCTTACTAGCGCAGCCGATTTAATTTATTTATTAAACTGGCAAAACGAAAAACAAGAGTTAAAACCTGTTCAAAAACAATTATTTGTTTCTCTTAATGAAGAGGAAACAAAAATATATGAATATTTACTTAAAAATGGAAAAGAACTATTGGATAGTATTGCGTTAAATTGTGATTTTCCTATTTATAAAATAGCTGCAATTTTAGTAAATATGGAATTGAAAGGCGTAATTCGTCCCTTACCAGGTAAATTTTTTGAAGCTATTTAA
- the trpS gene encoding tryptophan--tRNA ligase, translating into MSRILTGVQSTGTPHLGNLLGAIIPAIQMANHAENESFLFIADLHSVTQIKDGKTLRENTYSVAATWLACGLDISKVVFYRQSDVPQTAELSWYLSCFFPFQRLTLAHSFKDKADRLEDVNAGLFSYPMLMAADILLYDATIVPVGKDQLQHLEITRDVASKFNHQMGETFVLPEAKIEKDSMIVPGTDGQKMSKSRNNYINIFTDDKSLRKQIMSIETDSTPLEDPKNPDTCNVFALYKLLATENQITSMRANYEAGNYGYGHAKQALFELLVEKFANERARYNHYISHLEEVDKLLIEGAQKAQHVANEVLHRVRTKLGFL; encoded by the coding sequence ATGTCGAGAATTTTAACAGGCGTACAAAGTACAGGCACACCTCATTTAGGAAATTTATTAGGTGCAATTATTCCTGCTATTCAAATGGCTAATCATGCAGAAAATGAATCTTTTTTATTTATTGCAGATTTGCATTCTGTAACACAAATTAAAGATGGGAAAACACTTCGGGAAAACACCTATAGTGTTGCTGCTACTTGGCTTGCTTGTGGATTAGACATTTCTAAAGTTGTCTTTTACCGTCAGTCTGATGTACCACAAACTGCAGAACTGTCTTGGTATTTGAGTTGTTTTTTTCCTTTTCAACGGTTAACATTAGCGCACTCTTTTAAAGACAAAGCCGACAGGTTAGAAGATGTGAATGCGGGTCTTTTTAGTTACCCAATGCTTATGGCGGCAGATATTTTATTGTATGATGCAACAATTGTGCCCGTAGGCAAAGACCAATTGCAACATTTAGAAATTACACGTGATGTGGCTTCTAAATTTAATCATCAAATGGGAGAAACTTTTGTGCTACCTGAAGCAAAAATCGAAAAAGATAGCATGATTGTGCCAGGAACTGATGGACAAAAAATGAGTAAGTCGAGAAATAATTATATCAATATTTTTACAGACGATAAATCATTGCGTAAACAAATTATGTCTATTGAAACCGACAGCACGCCCTTAGAAGACCCTAAAAACCCAGATACTTGCAACGTGTTTGCTTTATATAAATTACTGGCAACAGAAAACCAAATTACATCCATGAGAGCTAATTATGAAGCGGGAAATTATGGTTATGGCCATGCAAAACAAGCTTTATTTGAATTACTTGTAGAAAAGTTTGCAAACGAAAGAGCACGCTATAATCACTATATTTCTCATTTAGAAGAAGTAGATAAACTACTTATTGAAGGTGCTCAAAAAGCCCAACATGTTGCTAACGAAGTGTTGCATAGAGTTCGTACAAAATTAGGGTTTTTATAA